A single genomic interval of candidate division TA06 bacterium harbors:
- a CDS encoding CPBP family intramembrane metalloprotease: MSKITVKKAVYLSLGIITLGWIQKIYNYLSTKPSLPEQLGIKVKLSENLPQASLYIVTVGIFTFLLVWYLLKLANEGFGSLGFNRNQLGKQIAIGALFGIGIFALDTILVSPVLGALLPNAAAEGENIKYLFGKLYNFPILLFLGIFKGGFLEELWRIFVLTRFEKAFRKPGLIFALIFFSLMFGLGHAYQGISGIISTAIIGFLDGLVYLRKRNAMEAVTAHAVFDVVALVLGFIIYYGK, translated from the coding sequence ATGAGCAAGATTACGGTCAAAAAAGCGGTATATCTGTCCCTGGGCATCATCACCCTGGGATGGATACAGAAGATCTACAATTATCTCTCCACCAAGCCTTCTCTGCCCGAACAGCTTGGTATTAAGGTCAAGCTGAGTGAGAACCTGCCTCAGGCTTCTTTATACATTGTTACGGTGGGCATTTTCACCTTCCTGCTGGTCTGGTATCTGCTCAAGCTGGCCAATGAGGGTTTTGGCTCCCTGGGTTTCAACCGCAACCAGCTGGGAAAGCAGATAGCCATAGGCGCTTTGTTCGGGATCGGCATCTTTGCCCTGGACACAATTCTGGTCAGCCCGGTGCTGGGGGCCCTGCTGCCAAACGCCGCGGCTGAGGGCGAAAACATAAAATATTTGTTCGGCAAATTGTACAATTTCCCGATCCTGTTGTTCCTGGGTATTTTCAAGGGCGGGTTTTTGGAAGAACTCTGGCGGATATTCGTTCTGACCAGATTCGAAAAAGCTTTCCGTAAACCGGGACTGATCTTTGCCCTGATATTCTTCTCATTGATGTTCGGCCTGGGGCATGCCTATCAGGGGATCTCCGGGATAATTTCCACCGCCATCATAGGTTTTCTTGACGGCCTGGTCTACCTGCGCAAGAGAAACGCCATGGAGGCGGTCACGGCCCATGCCGTGTTTGATGTGGTGGCTTTGGTATTGGGCTTCATTATTTATTACGGCAAGTAA
- a CDS encoding HAD family hydrolase, with product MHQAITFDLWETLIADSKALDKKRAVSRVERAHHILRRAGFDVSRKELDLAHQAVWESCRIKWEKARDVSFHGQLRMFLDLARPGLAESLKPGTLRGIEKAYSQAVLLYPPRMIKGADQVLQGLCKDGYKLGLICNTGRTPGFVLRQLLTRYRLLKYFDVALFSDETMVRKPDAKIFRLALKALNCHPSRALHVGDDLKNDVQGALNIGMQVVWIEQPGQRAPAKVKRIKSVAGIPRLRAIALWRAQARHLKQEPGR from the coding sequence ATGCACCAAGCGATAACCTTTGATCTTTGGGAGACCCTGATAGCCGACTCCAAGGCTTTGGACAAAAAGCGCGCGGTTTCCCGGGTGGAACGGGCGCACCACATCCTGCGCCGGGCTGGCTTTGACGTGTCCCGTAAAGAACTGGACCTGGCCCATCAGGCGGTTTGGGAAAGTTGCCGGATAAAATGGGAAAAAGCCCGCGATGTTTCCTTTCACGGCCAGTTAAGAATGTTTTTGGATCTGGCCCGGCCCGGTTTGGCCGAAAGCCTGAAGCCCGGGACATTGAGGGGGATTGAGAAAGCCTATTCACAGGCGGTCCTGTTGTATCCTCCCCGGATGATAAAAGGCGCCGATCAGGTCTTGCAGGGATTGTGCAAGGACGGATATAAGCTTGGACTGATCTGCAACACCGGCCGCACCCCTGGTTTTGTTTTGAGACAACTGTTGACCAGATACCGTCTGCTGAAATATTTTGACGTGGCCCTGTTCTCGGACGAGACAATGGTCCGCAAACCGGACGCTAAGATCTTCCGGCTGGCCTTAAAAGCCCTGAACTGCCATCCCAGCCGGGCCCTGCATGTGGGTGACGACCTGAAAAACGATGTCCAGGGGGCTTTGAACATTGGAATGCAGGTTGTCTGGATCGAGCAGCCCGGGCAAAGGGCTCCGGCAAAAGTCAAAAGAATAAAAAGCGTGGCCGGTATCCCCCGCCTGCGGGCCATAGCCCTTTGGCGGGCGCAGGCCCGGCACCTAAAACAAGAACCCGGCCGTTAA
- a CDS encoding nucleoside kinase: MTHKSIEIQLDGQRVPTKAGEQVQAIFKKYLDKSPAKILAAKMNQQLVSLDATVHSNCRLEPVFYSGREGIALYRRAACLILYEAIKELYPAARVVVGQSLANGYYFDFSGDQALDEDTLGKIEARMRLIVSENRPFVKETVSIEEAKEYFEAEGYSDKAKLLTTIRLTEVRLVGCGVFKDIYHGPVVPGAGLIDRFELTVYPPGFVLRFPQQRNPERIPEISPQAKLFQIYKETKDWNRILGVNNVGELNELCLAGQMSELIRIAEGFHEKKIVEVADRITAQRQRVKLVLIAGPSSSGKTTSSKRLMIQLKVNGLHPIALSTDNYFLGREQTPLGEDGKPDFESLSAVDLELFNQQMTALLAGEEVATPVYDFHTGQRAEKTIKLKLKNDDILLVEGIHGLNSKLTRSVPAENKLKVYISALTQLCLDNHNRINTSDVRLIRRIVRDRLFRGYRAAHTLKVWPAVQRGEERNIFPFQEEADIIFNSTLIYEPAVLRMYAERFLMEVPTDDPAFYEAYRLQRFLQMFVPVFADEVPHTSILREFIGGSTFEY; this comes from the coding sequence ATGACCCATAAATCAATCGAGATCCAACTGGACGGCCAGCGGGTGCCCACCAAGGCCGGGGAACAGGTCCAGGCCATCTTTAAAAAATACTTGGACAAATCTCCTGCCAAGATCCTGGCCGCTAAGATGAACCAGCAGCTGGTCAGCCTGGATGCCACAGTTCATTCCAACTGCCGCCTGGAGCCGGTGTTCTATTCCGGCCGCGAGGGCATAGCCCTGTACCGCCGGGCCGCCTGCCTGATACTATACGAGGCCATCAAAGAACTCTATCCCGCGGCCCGGGTGGTGGTGGGCCAGTCGCTGGCCAACGGCTATTATTTTGATTTCAGCGGGGACCAGGCTCTGGACGAAGATACTCTGGGCAAGATCGAGGCCCGGATGCGCCTGATTGTTTCCGAGAACCGCCCCTTTGTCAAAGAAACCGTCTCCATCGAGGAAGCCAAGGAATATTTCGAAGCCGAGGGCTATTCCGACAAGGCCAAGCTTTTGACCACAATCCGCCTGACCGAGGTCCGGCTGGTGGGCTGCGGGGTCTTCAAGGACATCTACCACGGGCCGGTGGTGCCGGGAGCCGGTCTGATAGACCGCTTCGAGTTGACAGTGTATCCCCCGGGCTTCGTGCTGCGCTTTCCCCAGCAGCGCAATCCGGAGCGGATCCCGGAGATCTCCCCCCAGGCCAAGCTGTTCCAGATCTACAAGGAGACCAAGGACTGGAACCGGATCCTGGGGGTCAACAACGTGGGCGAGCTCAACGAGCTGTGCCTGGCCGGGCAGATGAGCGAGCTGATCCGGATCGCCGAGGGCTTTCACGAGAAGAAGATAGTGGAGGTGGCCGACCGGATCACCGCCCAGCGCCAGCGGGTCAAGTTAGTGCTGATCGCCGGACCCTCATCCTCGGGCAAGACCACCTCCAGCAAACGGTTGATGATCCAGCTCAAGGTCAACGGGCTGCATCCCATCGCCCTGTCCACCGACAACTATTTTCTGGGGCGGGAGCAGACCCCGCTGGGCGAGGACGGCAAGCCGGATTTCGAGTCCTTAAGCGCGGTGGACCTGGAGCTGTTCAACCAGCAGATGACCGCCCTGTTGGCTGGGGAGGAAGTGGCCACCCCGGTCTACGATTTCCATACCGGACAGAGGGCCGAAAAGACCATCAAGCTAAAACTGAAGAATGACGACATCCTTTTGGTGGAGGGCATCCACGGATTGAATTCCAAACTTACCAGGTCGGTTCCGGCCGAGAACAAGCTCAAGGTCTACATCAGCGCGCTGACCCAGCTCTGTCTGGACAACCACAACCGCATCAACACCTCGGACGTCCGGCTGATCCGGCGCATCGTGCGGGACCGGCTGTTTAGGGGCTACCGGGCCGCCCATACCTTAAAGGTCTGGCCCGCGGTCCAGCGGGGCGAGGAGCGCAATATCTTTCCCTTCCAGGAGGAGGCTGACATCATCTTCAATTCCACTTTGATCTACGAGCCGGCCGTGCTGCGGATGTACGCCGAGCGCTTTTTGATGGAAGTGCCCACCGACGATCCCGCCTTTTACGAGGCCTATCGCCTGCAGCGCTTTTTGCAGATGTTCGTGCCGGTGTTCGCCGACGAGGTGCCGCATACCTCGATACTGAGGGAGTTCATAGGGGGGAGTACTTTTGAGTACTAA
- a CDS encoding thymidine kinase: MINGQLEVICGCMFSGKTEELIRRLKRASYARQKVQIFKHSFDTRYDELSITTHYGLKLPTVPCREPGDIIRGIERGVQVVGIDEVQFYGDLIVPAIEEVLNQDIKVIVSGLDMDFRGEAFGAMPRLLTMAEQVDKLTAICSVCGEPATRTQRLLDGHPAPYDSEVVSVGSTEKYEARCRKCHAVPGKPDQGPFHLSPQLEM; this comes from the coding sequence ATGATCAACGGACAACTGGAAGTCATTTGCGGATGTATGTTCAGCGGCAAGACCGAGGAGCTGATCCGCCGGCTCAAGCGGGCCAGCTACGCCCGGCAGAAGGTGCAGATATTCAAGCACTCCTTCGACACCAGATACGATGAACTGAGCATTACCACCCATTACGGGCTGAAGCTGCCCACCGTACCCTGCCGGGAGCCGGGGGACATCATCCGGGGCATAGAGCGCGGGGTGCAGGTGGTGGGAATAGACGAGGTCCAGTTCTATGGGGACCTGATAGTGCCGGCCATCGAGGAAGTGTTGAACCAGGACATCAAGGTGATCGTCTCCGGCCTAGACATGGATTTCCGGGGTGAAGCCTTCGGGGCTATGCCCCGGCTTTTGACCATGGCCGAGCAGGTGGACAAGCTGACCGCCATTTGCTCGGTCTGCGGTGAGCCAGCCACCCGCACCCAGAGGCTTTTGGACGGACACCCGGCCCCATATGACAGCGAAGTGGTCTCGGTAGGATCTACGGAGAAATACGAGGCCCGCTGCCGCAAATGCCATGCGGTTCCCGGCAAGCCGGACCAGGGGCCTTTTCACCTTTCCCCCCAGCTGGAGATGTAA
- a CDS encoding copper-translocating P-type ATPase has protein sequence MNKIEIPISGMHCASCVNNVEQYLKRLKGVQSAAVNLATEKALVEYDPGLITVPEIVQAVNDSGYQVPLQKLELPVAGMHCASCVLNVEKALLASPGVVSATVNLATERAGISFLSGATDPERIKGAIVNAGYEVPEPQSAAEGSMPVQVRSLEGQRDKYYSSLRKRFLFALTFSVPLFLGGMHMVLPFLPGWLHNPWLMLALAAPVQFFSGWLFYKGLWASIKRRNADMDTLVAVGTSAAFGYSLLATVLPGFFAQAGLQQAYYYDSSAVIITLILLGRMLEAGARGRTSQAIKRLIGLQAKTARVIKDGREIELPIEQVKTGDVISVRPGERVAADGVILEGFSSLDESMITGESIPVDKAAGDQVTGGTINKTGAFRFQAQKVGRETVLAQIIKLVEEAQGSKAPIQRLADKIASVFVPIVMAAAALTFILWLVFGPSFKLALINAVAVLVIACPCALGLATPTAIMVGTGRGAELGILIRRGEILEKAGSLDTIVFDKTGTLTTGRITVTNVAVSPDLDEEQLLALAASAESSSEHPIGQAVADYARMKKIDMLKTSGFKALPGAGLSCQVNGRAVVIGNRLLMDQTGVDFPTLEKLAARLQQEGKTVIYMAVDGAPAGIIAVADTLRENAPQAVSSLRALGLKAAMITGDHQEVASAIAGQLGVDKTISEVLPRDKAEEIRKLQAGSSVVAMVGDGINDAPALAQADIGIAMGRGTDVAIESADVILMGDDLNLILKTIRLSRSTLKVIKQNLFWAFFYNVVGIPVAAGLLYPFFGILLNPMFAALAMAFSSVSVVSNSLRLKRWK, from the coding sequence ATGAACAAGATCGAGATCCCGATCAGCGGGATGCACTGCGCTTCCTGCGTCAACAACGTGGAGCAGTATCTCAAGCGGCTGAAGGGGGTGCAGTCGGCCGCGGTGAACCTGGCCACGGAAAAGGCCCTGGTCGAATACGACCCCGGACTGATCACGGTCCCGGAGATCGTGCAGGCCGTCAATGATTCCGGTTACCAGGTGCCGCTGCAGAAGCTCGAGCTGCCGGTGGCCGGGATGCATTGCGCCAGCTGTGTGCTGAACGTAGAGAAGGCGCTTTTGGCCAGCCCCGGTGTGGTCTCGGCCACGGTGAACCTGGCCACGGAGCGGGCCGGCATTTCCTTCCTGTCCGGAGCCACCGACCCGGAGCGGATAAAAGGAGCGATAGTCAACGCTGGGTACGAGGTCCCCGAGCCTCAGTCCGCCGCGGAAGGTTCCATGCCGGTTCAGGTCCGGTCGCTGGAAGGGCAGCGGGATAAATATTACTCGTCGCTCAGAAAAAGGTTTTTATTCGCCTTGACATTTTCCGTTCCTTTGTTCCTAGGCGGGATGCATATGGTCCTGCCCTTCCTGCCCGGTTGGCTGCACAATCCCTGGCTGATGCTGGCCCTGGCCGCCCCGGTCCAGTTCTTCTCGGGCTGGCTGTTTTACAAGGGGCTGTGGGCTTCCATTAAAAGGCGCAATGCGGACATGGACACCCTGGTGGCGGTGGGCACTTCGGCCGCCTTCGGTTACAGCCTGCTGGCCACGGTGCTCCCGGGTTTCTTTGCCCAGGCCGGGCTGCAGCAAGCCTATTATTACGACTCTTCGGCGGTGATCATCACTTTGATCCTGCTGGGCCGGATGTTGGAGGCCGGGGCCCGGGGCAGGACTTCCCAAGCCATCAAACGCCTGATAGGACTGCAGGCCAAAACAGCCCGGGTGATAAAAGACGGGCGGGAAATAGAACTGCCCATCGAGCAGGTAAAGACCGGGGACGTAATCTCTGTCCGGCCGGGCGAGCGGGTGGCTGCCGACGGCGTGATCCTGGAGGGCTTTTCGTCCCTGGACGAATCCATGATCACCGGGGAAAGCATTCCGGTTGACAAGGCGGCCGGGGACCAGGTGACCGGAGGCACCATCAACAAGACAGGGGCCTTCCGGTTCCAGGCGCAAAAAGTGGGGCGGGAGACCGTGCTGGCCCAGATCATCAAGCTGGTGGAGGAGGCCCAGGGCAGCAAGGCTCCCATCCAGCGGCTGGCCGACAAGATAGCTTCGGTCTTCGTTCCCATCGTCATGGCCGCGGCCGCCCTGACCTTCATCCTGTGGCTGGTCTTCGGGCCGTCCTTCAAACTGGCCCTGATCAACGCGGTGGCGGTCTTAGTCATAGCCTGTCCCTGCGCCCTGGGCCTGGCCACTCCCACCGCCATCATGGTGGGTACCGGGCGGGGGGCGGAACTGGGCATCCTGATCCGGCGGGGGGAGATCCTGGAAAAGGCCGGGAGCCTGGACACCATCGTCTTCGACAAGACCGGGACCCTGACCACCGGAAGGATCACCGTCACCAACGTGGCGGTGTCGCCGGATCTGGACGAGGAGCAGCTGCTGGCCCTGGCCGCTTCGGCCGAAAGTTCCTCCGAACACCCCATCGGCCAGGCGGTGGCCGATTATGCCCGGATGAAGAAAATTGACATGCTTAAGACTTCCGGCTTCAAGGCCCTGCCCGGAGCGGGGCTGAGCTGTCAGGTGAACGGCAGAGCGGTGGTGATAGGCAACAGGCTTCTGATGGATCAGACCGGGGTGGATTTTCCCACCTTGGAAAAGCTGGCCGCCCGGCTGCAGCAGGAGGGCAAGACCGTCATCTATATGGCCGTGGATGGAGCCCCGGCCGGGATCATCGCTGTGGCCGATACCCTGAGGGAGAACGCCCCCCAGGCCGTTTCCAGCCTGCGGGCCCTGGGGCTGAAGGCCGCCATGATCACCGGCGACCACCAGGAAGTGGCCTCGGCCATCGCCGGGCAGCTGGGGGTGGACAAAACCATCTCCGAGGTCCTGCCCCGGGACAAGGCGGAGGAGATCAGGAAACTGCAGGCCGGGAGCTCGGTGGTGGCCATGGTGGGCGACGGCATCAACGACGCCCCGGCCTTGGCCCAGGCCGATATCGGTATCGCCATGGGCAGGGGGACCGACGTGGCCATAGAATCGGCCGATGTGATCCTGATGGGGGACGACCTGAACCTTATACTCAAGACCATCCGGCTGTCACGGTCCACCCTGAAGGTCATCAAGCAAAACCTCTTCTGGGCCTTCTTCTACAATGTCGTCGGAATACCGGTGGCGGCCGGACTGCTCTATCCCTTCTTCGGCATATTGCTCAACCCGATGTTCGCCGCTCTGGCCATGGCCTTCTCCTCGGTCAGCGTGGTCAGCAACAGCTTAAGGCTGAAGCGCTGGAAGTAA
- a CDS encoding SWIB/MDM2 domain-containing protein yields MAAGGTIKLDATLAKVFKKKEGATITGMELTKGLWAYIRENNLQVKTTK; encoded by the coding sequence ATGGCAGCAGGCGGAACCATCAAGCTGGACGCAACCCTGGCCAAAGTGTTCAAGAAAAAAGAAGGGGCTACCATCACCGGCATGGAATTGACCAAAGGGCTCTGGGCTTACATTCGGGAAAACAATCTCCAGGTTAAAACCACCAAATAA
- a CDS encoding DUF4388 domain-containing protein: protein MEGNVKEFGLADVIQFISTSQKTGVLLLDHHTDTASIAFSNGDITAAVYGRKGKQDQLQDYLFRSKKLDTGTIQKLTQIQKDTNLGIDEVMIKEQIMTEEELFGVIAFKIQEVIDDIFTWSDAHYKFDAQADLYTKSRTKLTIPPATLLMEAMRRKDEWPRIKMAIPSEDIVLLIKPDGMLPYDALPEAKQMMEFIDGQRTISEMIQLSGFGRFRTFNALFHLFELGMIERKVIESTAPPRTLAKPKTPSPLLKYVGPAATMVATIGIVLIFLTAAVFGGHKISLLLDSGTNLVDELLLKSARDKYQQEIEIYKMLNGRYPEELGQVVNDRRYLYQLQYGVSGDGQRFELREVSLNEN, encoded by the coding sequence ATGGAAGGTAATGTCAAAGAATTCGGACTGGCCGACGTCATTCAATTCATCTCCACCAGCCAGAAGACCGGAGTGCTGCTGCTTGACCATCATACCGACACCGCCTCCATCGCCTTCTCCAACGGCGACATCACCGCCGCGGTCTACGGCCGGAAGGGCAAGCAGGACCAGCTGCAGGACTACCTGTTCCGCTCCAAGAAGCTTGATACCGGTACCATTCAGAAGCTGACCCAGATCCAGAAGGACACCAACCTGGGCATCGACGAGGTGATGATCAAGGAGCAGATCATGACCGAGGAGGAACTGTTCGGTGTGATCGCCTTCAAGATACAGGAGGTGATAGACGACATCTTCACCTGGAGCGACGCTCACTACAAATTCGACGCCCAGGCCGATCTTTACACCAAGAGCCGGACCAAACTCACCATTCCCCCGGCCACTTTGCTGATGGAAGCCATGCGCCGCAAGGACGAGTGGCCCCGGATAAAGATGGCCATCCCCTCCGAGGACATAGTACTGTTGATCAAGCCCGACGGCATGCTGCCCTACGACGCCCTGCCCGAGGCCAAGCAGATGATGGAGTTCATTGACGGCCAGCGAACCATCTCGGAAATGATCCAGCTCTCCGGCTTCGGGCGCTTCCGGACCTTTAACGCCTTGTTCCATTTGTTCGAGCTGGGGATGATCGAGCGCAAGGTCATCGAGAGTACCGCCCCGCCAAGGACCTTGGCCAAGCCCAAGACCCCGTCCCCGTTGTTAAAATATGTGGGGCCAGCCGCCACGATGGTGGCCACCATAGGAATCGTGCTGATTTTTTTAACCGCCGCGGTCTTCGGGGGACATAAGATAAGCCTGCTGCTGGATTCCGGGACCAACTTAGTGGACGAACTGCTTTTGAAATCGGCCCGGGACAAGTATCAGCAGGAAATTGAGATCTATAAGATGCTCAACGGGCGCTACCCGGAGGAACTTGGGCAGGTGGTAAATGACCGGAGGTATTTGTACCAGTTGCAGTACGGGGTTTCCGGGGATGGGCAGAGATTTGAGTTGCGAGAGGTGAGTCTGAACGAAAATTAA
- a CDS encoding HIT family protein, translated as MKWKAPEEWARLKAGIDCPMCLEKGLDENPHSFKVIELHRSIVRFNKNQHMKGWTTLVLKRHVTELFELGPEERAEFWNEVSLVAEALNDIYHPAKINYCIWGNIVPHLHCHLFPRFYEDDPGRPVNQNEKEVLLSLDEYRSLIKDIKDRLNHGR; from the coding sequence ATGAAGTGGAAAGCACCGGAGGAATGGGCCCGGCTGAAAGCAGGCATTGACTGCCCGATGTGCCTTGAAAAAGGGTTGGATGAGAATCCCCACAGTTTTAAGGTGATCGAGCTTCATCGCTCCATAGTCCGGTTTAACAAGAACCAGCATATGAAAGGCTGGACCACCCTGGTGCTGAAACGGCATGTCACGGAGCTGTTCGAACTGGGGCCGGAAGAACGGGCGGAGTTCTGGAATGAGGTTTCCCTGGTGGCCGAGGCGCTTAACGACATCTACCACCCGGCCAAGATCAACTACTGCATCTGGGGGAACATCGTGCCACATCTGCACTGCCACCTGTTCCCCCGGTTCTATGAGGATGACCCGGGCAGGCCTGTCAACCAGAACGAGAAGGAAGTGCTTCTTTCCCTTGATGAATACCGGTCGTTGATTAAAGACATCAAGGACAGATTAAACCATGGACGGTGA
- a CDS encoding tetratricopeptide repeat protein, giving the protein MKKRILLFLAVLILSAVPCFSQNREDDPGEAAPIQTAVPAKVLADSQSFYRLLDWPLLWQKSRTGLSGDSVDQSLDLADSALTKAASLDISLPLQAGYLKNLSRQALRERNRNLDYRYYQLALKADPTYPGLIYNYFLIQQERTGFSQALKDSWNYFNSARKYFQFELGFSAKALIMVSIFLLTASLIFLLLLAVKHLPYLHHIFSDLMPDVMPPYSRRLITAALLVSLCLILGFVSLVLPAALMAIAGSVYASRKEKILLLLVLVLLTASGLGLTAGRHLFVTMNDDYIQALARANHSEADARLKAQLSKCQQQRPDNLTPLFCLALMEKRSGDFGQARQYLETMLANGGQNSKVLNNLGNMLFYQGKIDSAADFYRRAIQVNPAATLPHYNLAQAYFKQVDFKAADQEREYAMLLDRAGISSRAGFQDAGLVLDELIPASYFWGQVWLGLDPLSGFSPAESAGLMGLNLWLPGWLGLALLGLGLIVVIVFFNGPAPDRCSVCGKAVCSQCQKTSAQQDLLCSDCHQVISAATSPELQETMTSKLKLQRTKRRVWTGAISNLLVPGSVLLLESMTVLALLLAFLWGGIYAILCGFKLLLFPRDLQYYIFQTGPGWLIITLLILSWLFTWVIFLKHSNLLAHPAQPVKDGTHGR; this is encoded by the coding sequence ATGAAAAAAAGAATCCTGTTGTTCCTGGCCGTCTTGATCCTGTCCGCAGTTCCCTGCTTTTCCCAGAATAGGGAGGATGACCCCGGGGAAGCGGCGCCTATCCAAACGGCTGTGCCCGCAAAGGTTTTGGCCGACAGCCAATCCTTTTACCGTCTGCTGGACTGGCCCTTGTTGTGGCAGAAAAGCCGAACCGGTTTATCTGGGGATTCCGTTGATCAGTCTTTGGATCTGGCTGATTCGGCCCTGACCAAGGCTGCCTCTTTGGATATCAGTCTGCCCCTCCAGGCTGGTTATCTTAAAAACCTTTCTCGCCAGGCTTTGCGGGAGCGTAACCGGAACCTGGATTACCGCTATTACCAGCTGGCCCTCAAGGCCGATCCCACATATCCCGGTCTTATTTACAATTATTTTTTGATCCAGCAGGAGCGGACCGGATTCAGCCAGGCCTTGAAGGATTCCTGGAACTATTTCAATTCGGCCAGAAAGTATTTCCAGTTTGAATTGGGTTTTTCCGCCAAAGCCCTGATCATGGTCTCGATTTTCCTTTTGACTGCCAGCCTGATATTCCTGCTGCTGCTGGCGGTGAAGCACTTGCCATACCTGCACCATATATTTAGCGATCTGATGCCCGATGTCATGCCGCCATACAGCCGCCGACTGATCACCGCCGCCCTATTGGTCTCATTATGCCTTATCCTGGGGTTCGTAAGCCTGGTCCTGCCGGCGGCCCTGATGGCGATCGCGGGCTCGGTCTACGCCTCCCGTAAGGAGAAGATACTGCTGCTTTTGGTACTGGTGCTTTTAACAGCTTCCGGTCTGGGCCTTACGGCCGGACGGCATTTGTTCGTCACTATGAACGATGATTACATCCAGGCCTTGGCCCGGGCCAATCATTCAGAGGCTGACGCCAGGCTCAAGGCCCAGCTGTCCAAATGCCAGCAGCAGCGCCCCGATAACCTGACCCCGCTGTTTTGCCTGGCCCTGATGGAAAAACGATCCGGTGATTTCGGCCAGGCCCGGCAGTATCTGGAGACTATGCTGGCGAACGGTGGACAAAACTCCAAGGTTTTGAATAATCTGGGAAACATGCTTTTCTACCAGGGGAAGATCGACAGTGCCGCTGATTTTTACCGCCGGGCCATCCAGGTCAACCCGGCGGCGACCCTGCCCCATTACAACCTGGCCCAAGCCTATTTCAAGCAGGTTGATTTCAAGGCCGCCGACCAGGAACGGGAATACGCTATGCTCTTGGACCGGGCGGGCATATCGTCCCGAGCCGGTTTTCAGGATGCCGGACTGGTGCTGGATGAACTGATACCTGCATCATATTTCTGGGGTCAAGTCTGGCTGGGCTTGGATCCCTTGTCCGGCTTCAGCCCGGCCGAGTCAGCCGGTTTGATGGGACTGAACCTGTGGCTACCCGGATGGCTGGGACTGGCACTGCTGGGTTTGGGACTGATAGTGGTGATAGTATTTTTCAATGGCCCGGCGCCTGATCGCTGTTCGGTCTGCGGCAAGGCGGTCTGTTCCCAATGCCAGAAGACCTCCGCCCAGCAGGACCTGCTATGCTCCGATTGCCACCAGGTGATCTCGGCCGCCACTTCGCCGGAGTTGCAGGAAACAATGACCTCCAAGCTGAAGTTGCAGAGGACCAAGCGCAGGGTCTGGACCGGGGCCATTTCCAACCTGCTGGTGCCGGGTTCGGTGCTGTTACTTGAAAGCATGACTGTCCTGGCCCTGCTGTTGGCCTTCCTCTGGGGAGGGATATATGCCATACTTTGCGGATTTAAACTTTTGCTTTTCCCCCGGGACCTCCAGTATTACATCTTTCAGACCGGGCCGGGCTGGCTGATCATAACTCTGTTGATCCTGAGCTGGCTTTTCACCTGGGTGATTTTCCTGAAACACTCTAATCTGCTGGCCCATCCGGCCCAGCCTGTAAAGGATGGTACTCATGGAAGGTAA